The following proteins are co-located in the Verrucomicrobiia bacterium genome:
- the mtnA gene encoding S-methyl-5-thioribose-1-phosphate isomerase — translation MKVRGKNYRAVWMEGRHVVVINQPLLPHRFGLLRLKNHRETARAIKTMTIRGAGTIGATAACGMAQAVLEGADLVRAYRTLLETRPTAADLKHALDRVRAQAGSAKEAIAEAQAVADEYVARAKQIAEVGLPLIKSGSRILTHCNAGWLALVDWGSAPAPIYLAHRRGRKVFVWVDETRPRNQGANLTSWEFLQEGVPHKIIADNAGGFYMQRGEVDLCIVGADRIAANGDVANKIGTYQKAVLARENGIPFYVAAPSSTIDLKCPSGDSIPIEERDEDEVHYISGKTAGAKLGRVRISPAQSRAGNPAFDVTPAKYITGIITEQGIIKPGEIRKQFNR, via the coding sequence ATGAAAGTCCGGGGCAAGAACTATCGCGCCGTTTGGATGGAAGGCCGCCATGTCGTTGTCATCAACCAGCCGCTGCTCCCGCATCGATTTGGCCTGCTGCGGCTCAAAAACCATCGGGAAACCGCGCGAGCCATCAAAACGATGACCATTCGCGGCGCGGGTACCATAGGGGCTACTGCCGCCTGCGGCATGGCGCAGGCCGTGTTGGAGGGAGCAGACCTCGTTCGCGCCTATCGCACCCTTCTCGAAACCCGCCCGACGGCGGCCGACTTGAAGCACGCGCTCGATCGCGTCCGCGCCCAAGCTGGTTCCGCGAAGGAGGCCATCGCTGAAGCGCAGGCCGTCGCCGACGAGTATGTCGCCCGCGCCAAACAGATCGCCGAGGTTGGCCTGCCGCTCATCAAAAGCGGTTCGCGCATCCTCACGCATTGCAACGCCGGCTGGCTGGCGCTGGTGGACTGGGGCAGCGCGCCCGCCCCGATCTATCTCGCGCATCGCCGTGGCCGAAAGGTCTTCGTCTGGGTGGACGAGACTCGTCCACGCAATCAGGGCGCGAACCTCACGAGTTGGGAATTCCTCCAAGAGGGCGTCCCTCACAAGATCATCGCCGATAATGCCGGCGGTTTTTACATGCAACGCGGTGAAGTGGATTTGTGCATCGTCGGAGCCGACCGCATCGCGGCCAACGGCGACGTCGCCAACAAAATCGGCACGTACCAGAAAGCCGTGCTCGCTCGCGAGAACGGCATCCCGTTCTACGTGGCCGCGCCGAGTTCGACGATCGACCTGAAATGCCCGAGCGGAGACAGCATCCCGATTGAAGAGCGCGACGAAGACGAAGTGCATTACATATCGGGAAAGACTGCCGGTGCGAAGCTGGGACGAGTCCGCATCTCGCCAGCGCAATCCCGCGCCGGCAACCCCGCCTTCGACGTGACCCCAGCAAAATACATCACCGGAATCATCACGGAGCAGGGGATCATAAAGCCGGGTGAGATCCGCAAGCAGTTCAACAGGTAA